From Candidatus Schekmanbacteria bacterium RIFCSPLOWO2_02_FULL_38_14, a single genomic window includes:
- a CDS encoding cell division protein FtsW, which translates to MPRKYAYDHLLLFITLVLTGIGAIMVYSASAIIALEGKNDSYYFLKKQLVFLFMGFVLMAIVMHFDYTRLRNLAVPFLFLSFIMLIAVLIPGLGLEKNGARRWLNIFGFVFQPSELAKFSLVLYTAYSISKRKEKIHDFFNGTLPLLIMLGIFCMLIMLQPDLGTVIVMASTTFLLLFAGGAKLRHLIYLVLASLPFLYFSILNVSYRRRRILAFLDPWSDQLDTGYQIVQSFLAFGSGGIWGTGIGEGKGKLFYLPWPHTDFIFSIIGEELGFIGVSAVIFLFFTLIWRGIRISMNSRDLFGTFLSLGITLLLGLQSAINIGVTLGLFPTKGLPLPFISYGGSSVVLSLFSVGVLLSISDHA; encoded by the coding sequence ATGCCAAGAAAATATGCATATGACCATCTGCTTCTTTTCATTACTCTTGTTCTGACAGGAATAGGAGCAATAATGGTTTACAGTGCGAGCGCAATTATTGCTCTTGAGGGGAAGAATGATTCCTACTACTTCCTAAAGAAACAACTGGTTTTCCTGTTCATGGGGTTTGTATTGATGGCAATTGTCATGCACTTTGATTACACCCGTCTCAGGAATCTTGCAGTTCCCTTCCTTTTTCTTTCATTCATAATGCTCATTGCAGTTTTAATACCTGGATTAGGCCTTGAAAAAAACGGGGCAAGAAGATGGCTGAACATATTCGGGTTTGTTTTTCAGCCTTCAGAGCTTGCCAAATTCAGCCTTGTTCTCTATACAGCCTATTCCATTTCAAAAAGGAAAGAAAAAATTCACGACTTTTTCAATGGCACGCTACCGCTTCTGATAATGCTTGGAATCTTTTGCATGTTAATCATGCTCCAGCCGGACCTTGGCACAGTGATTGTAATGGCATCAACGACCTTTTTGCTCCTTTTTGCAGGAGGTGCAAAGCTCCGCCATTTAATCTATCTTGTTCTTGCTTCACTGCCATTTTTATATTTTTCAATTTTAAATGTTTCTTACAGGAGGAGAAGGATTCTTGCTTTTCTTGACCCATGGAGTGACCAGCTTGATACAGGATACCAGATAGTCCAATCTTTTCTGGCATTCGGCAGTGGCGGGATATGGGGAACCGGAATAGGGGAAGGGAAGGGAAAACTCTTCTACCTCCCGTGGCCACATACAGATTTTATTTTTTCAATTATTGGAGAAGAACTTGGTTTTATAGGAGTTTCAGCAGTAATCTTTTTGTTTTTTACATTAATATGGAGGGGAATCAGGATATCGATGAATTCCAGAGACCTTTTTGGAACTTTTCTTTCCCTTGGAATCACGCTGTTACTAGGGCTGCAGAGTGCAATAAATATTGGTGTTACACTGGGGCTTTTTCCAACAAAAGGGCTGCCTCTGCCATTTATAAGCTATGGAGGTTCTTCAGTTGTGTTGTCTCTGTTTTCAGTTGGAGTTCTCCTGAGTATCTCGGACCATGCGTGA
- a CDS encoding UDP-N-acetylenolpyruvoylglucosamine reductase gives MEVQKIKELKNIFKDRIRFEVSMDKYTSYRIGGKCRAMVFPERIQEISGVVSFCLKNRMPYFTIGKGTNLLVSDWGFDGVVINLSKTFNRFEVVESVAKNFRMVFSQGGVNLLLMIMGLGKEGIGSLEFACGIPGTVGGSIKGNAGSFGMCISERLERLQVIDSEGEIREISKKEISFEYRSCNIPDDYIITGAWFKLQKRDKKIFDKLAAKYKLMRKKTQPCSSFTAGSVFKNPPGYNAGKLIDMAGLKGKRCGDAHVSAKHANFIVNTGKAKAKDVYKLICEIKEKVWEKFRINLELEIVLLGEGFI, from the coding sequence ATGGAAGTTCAAAAAATAAAGGAACTTAAAAATATTTTCAAAGACAGAATCAGGTTTGAAGTTTCAATGGATAAATATACATCTTACAGAATAGGCGGAAAATGCCGGGCGATGGTTTTTCCGGAAAGAATTCAGGAAATAAGCGGTGTGGTATCTTTCTGCTTAAAAAACAGGATGCCTTATTTTACAATCGGAAAAGGAACTAACTTGCTTGTAAGCGACTGGGGATTTGATGGAGTAGTAATAAACCTTTCGAAAACTTTTAACAGGTTTGAAGTAGTGGAGAGCGTTGCGAAAAATTTCAGAATGGTTTTTTCACAGGGCGGTGTAAATCTCCTTCTTATGATAATGGGGCTTGGGAAAGAGGGGATTGGAAGCCTGGAATTTGCCTGCGGAATCCCCGGTACTGTTGGTGGAAGCATAAAGGGAAATGCAGGTTCTTTTGGCATGTGCATATCTGAAAGGCTTGAGAGGCTTCAGGTTATAGATTCTGAGGGAGAGATAAGGGAAATCTCAAAAAAAGAAATCTCCTTTGAATACAGAAGCTGTAACATTCCTGATGACTATATCATAACAGGGGCGTGGTTTAAATTGCAAAAAAGGGATAAGAAAATTTTTGATAAACTGGCAGCAAAGTACAAGTTGATGAGAAAAAAAACACAGCCATGCAGTTCATTTACTGCAGGTTCTGTATTTAAAAATCCTCCGGGTTACAATGCAGGGAAACTGATAGATATGGCAGGGCTTAAGGGAAAACGGTGCGGAGATGCTCACGTTTCAGCAAAGCATGCAAACTTCATTGTAAACACAGGCAAAGCAAAGGCAAAGGATGTTTATAAGTTGATATGCGAGATTAAAGAAAAGGTATGGGAAAAATTCAGGATTAACCTTGAACTTGAAATTGTTCTGCTGGGTGAGGGATTTATTTGA
- a CDS encoding UDP-N-acetylmuramate--L-alanine ligase, with translation MYKKDLKIHFIGIGGIGMSGIAEVLLNLGYQVSGSDLKPSKVTRRLSRLGAKICKGHRAENAEGADVVVYSSAVTQENAEVKSAITKKITLIPRAEMLAELMRMKYGIAVAGAHGKTTTTSLISQILAHAGFDPTVVIGGRLNSLGTNAKLGQGEFLVAEADESDGSFLSLTPSIAVITNIDREHLNYYGSLEKIKETFSDFINKVPFYGVSVICMDDENIQSIIPAIEKRLITYGLKGQADYTAASINFSGFKSEFDVIEHNNVIGRIKLKISGIHNICNSLAAIAVGIELGIKFDDIKKALEGFSGIERRFQVKGKRDGVTVVDDYGHHPTEIKATLKAARENWTGRIVALFQPHRYSRTQDLLEEFFKSFYDADLLILADIYAAGEKPIDGIDSDKLREGIMAHGHKNVSHIKERKDILKHLFKVTEKGDLLITLGAGDVYKIGEAFLKGRQS, from the coding sequence ATGTACAAAAAAGACTTGAAAATCCATTTTATTGGAATTGGAGGAATAGGTATGAGCGGTATCGCAGAGGTGTTGTTAAACCTCGGCTACCAGGTGAGCGGTTCAGACCTTAAGCCTTCAAAGGTTACAAGAAGGCTTTCAAGGCTTGGAGCAAAAATCTGTAAAGGTCACAGGGCAGAAAATGCTGAAGGCGCTGATGTTGTTGTCTACTCATCAGCTGTTACACAGGAAAATGCTGAGGTAAAATCAGCCATTACAAAAAAGATTACCCTTATTCCCCGTGCTGAAATGCTTGCAGAGCTTATGAGAATGAAATACGGGATTGCAGTTGCAGGCGCTCACGGGAAAACCACTACAACCTCACTCATATCCCAGATTTTAGCCCATGCAGGATTTGACCCGACAGTTGTTATTGGCGGAAGACTTAACAGCCTTGGAACAAACGCGAAGCTTGGACAGGGAGAGTTTCTGGTTGCAGAGGCTGATGAGAGTGATGGCTCATTTTTGAGCCTTACACCATCAATAGCAGTGATAACAAACATAGACAGGGAGCATCTGAACTACTACGGGAGTCTTGAAAAAATCAAAGAAACCTTTTCAGACTTCATCAATAAGGTACCATTTTACGGGGTTTCGGTAATATGCATGGATGATGAAAATATTCAGAGCATAATTCCTGCAATAGAGAAGAGACTTATAACCTATGGATTGAAAGGGCAGGCTGATTATACAGCAGCTTCCATAAATTTTTCAGGATTTAAATCTGAGTTTGATGTCATAGAACATAATAATGTGATTGGGAGGATTAAATTGAAAATTTCAGGAATCCACAACATCTGCAATTCCCTTGCAGCAATCGCAGTTGGAATTGAACTTGGGATAAAGTTTGATGACATCAAAAAAGCCCTTGAGGGGTTCTCGGGAATTGAGAGGAGATTTCAGGTAAAGGGTAAGAGGGATGGAGTGACTGTTGTTGATGACTACGGGCATCATCCAACAGAAATCAAGGCTACCTTGAAAGCAGCAAGAGAAAACTGGACAGGAAGGATTGTTGCCCTTTTTCAGCCTCACCGCTATTCAAGAACTCAGGACCTTCTGGAGGAGTTTTTCAAGTCCTTCTATGACGCTGATTTGCTCATACTCGCGGATATATACGCTGCAGGAGAAAAGCCAATTGATGGTATTGACAGCGATAAGTTGCGTGAGGGAATTATGGCCCATGGGCATAAAAATGTAAGCCATATAAAGGAAAGGAAGGATATTCTGAAACATCTTTTCAAGGTAACAGAGAAAGGAGACCTTCTGATTACTCTTGGTGCAGGTGATGTTTATAAAATAGGCGAGGCTTTTTTAAAAGGCAGGCAATCATAG
- a CDS encoding undecaprenyldiphospho-muramoylpentapeptide beta-N-acetylglucosaminyltransferase, translating into MRAIIAGGGTGGHIYPGIAIANEIKKRKPDSEILFVGTASGLEARIIPAHGMNLKLIEASGIKEKSLNDMVKGILKIPMGFFQAMKIIFSFRPDIVIGVGGYASGPTVFCAAMLRLPTIILEQNFYPGLTNRILSKVVKRVGVNFESSTQFFKKEKVVVAGNPVRRDINRGSREEALKQWGMKENCFTLLVFGGSQGARRINQCVVQALPILEKYSDMLQIVHQTGKNDFGFVKEEYNKNMIRNYVTPYIEEMKNAYAIADLVVCRAGAITLSELSECGKASILIPFPYAANNHQELNARAFADENAALMVLDKELNGEILSEKIISLITRGNKINELSRNSSKFSKGDAAATLVDACEELIRG; encoded by the coding sequence GTGAGAGCAATTATAGCCGGTGGAGGAACTGGAGGACATATCTATCCCGGCATTGCAATCGCTAATGAGATAAAAAAGCGAAAACCTGATTCTGAAATACTTTTTGTTGGCACAGCTTCAGGGCTTGAGGCAAGAATAATTCCGGCTCATGGGATGAATTTAAAGCTGATTGAGGCATCAGGAATAAAAGAAAAGTCTTTAAATGACATGGTTAAAGGCATTTTGAAAATACCAATGGGATTTTTTCAGGCTATGAAGATTATTTTTAGCTTCAGACCTGACATAGTAATTGGAGTTGGCGGTTATGCCTCGGGACCAACAGTTTTCTGCGCTGCTATGCTGCGTCTGCCAACAATAATACTTGAGCAGAATTTTTATCCGGGTCTGACCAACAGGATACTTTCAAAGGTTGTGAAAAGGGTTGGGGTTAATTTTGAATCATCAACGCAGTTTTTCAAGAAAGAGAAGGTTGTTGTCGCTGGTAACCCTGTGCGCAGAGATATCAACAGGGGCTCAAGAGAAGAGGCTTTAAAGCAGTGGGGGATGAAGGAGAACTGTTTTACCCTTCTTGTTTTTGGCGGAAGTCAGGGAGCAAGAAGAATCAATCAATGCGTTGTTCAGGCACTGCCAATACTTGAGAAATATTCTGATATGCTTCAGATAGTGCATCAGACAGGGAAGAACGATTTCGGGTTTGTAAAGGAGGAGTACAACAAAAACATGATAAGGAATTATGTTACTCCTTATATAGAAGAAATGAAAAATGCCTATGCAATTGCAGACCTTGTTGTATGCCGCGCAGGCGCAATAACACTGAGTGAGCTGTCAGAATGCGGCAAGGCGTCAATACTGATTCCTTTCCCATACGCGGCAAATAATCATCAGGAATTAAATGCCAGGGCGTTTGCTGATGAGAATGCGGCTCTGATGGTTCTTGACAAAGAACTCAATGGAGAAATTTTATCTGAGAAAATCATAAGTTTGATAACGAGGGGAAATAAAATTAATGAACTCAGCAGAAACAGCAGTAAATTTTCAAAGGGTGACGCTGCTGCGACATTAGTGGATGCGTGTGAGGAGTTAATAAGGGGATAA